A single Pirellulaceae bacterium DNA region contains:
- a CDS encoding DUF1501 domain-containing protein, which yields MTQPPRCCPGPLAQRLPNRRCFMQFGLAGAGGLSLPGLLRLRAMDGQSATSQSNSSRSGKSIIMVWQPGGCSHIDTYDPKPNASSEYRGPFGQIATKLPGYQFTELIPRQAAIADKMVVLRSMYQYAPGHPAGSMQLLSGDPDTRDKPAPKYPDWMSVSHYLLSRKAGAERSLPGYVGINPPTEYNGPAYLGDAYSPFSITGDPSAPSFVVPNIGLSDASEVGRIQRRVSLRQQLDTLDRAFDRSGELGALDQFESQALSLLTDAQTKRAFDLTMEDDATRDRYGRNSWGQQLLMARRLAEAGVDIITTSLSGKLCGRVHNWDDHAVNHNVFEALRFRAEVYDQAVTALIEDIYQRGLDENILVVVTGEFGRTPRISYDASTGAGDGSAPAGTKQPGRDHWVRGFSNVWAGGGIRVGQVVGATDRLGEDAIERRCGPGDFLATLYHHLGIDSSKVFLEDFNGRPTPIVDRGRPIQELI from the coding sequence ATGACCCAGCCACCTCGCTGTTGTCCAGGGCCGCTAGCACAACGATTGCCCAATCGTCGCTGCTTTATGCAGTTCGGTCTCGCGGGCGCCGGTGGACTGTCGCTGCCGGGATTGCTGAGACTGCGGGCCATGGACGGTCAATCCGCCACCAGTCAATCAAACAGCAGTCGATCTGGCAAGTCGATCATCATGGTTTGGCAGCCGGGCGGTTGTTCACACATCGACACCTATGACCCCAAGCCCAACGCAAGTAGTGAATATCGGGGACCCTTTGGGCAGATCGCCACCAAATTGCCTGGATATCAATTCACCGAATTGATACCACGCCAAGCTGCAATTGCCGACAAAATGGTAGTTCTACGGTCGATGTATCAATACGCTCCCGGCCATCCTGCCGGATCGATGCAGTTGCTATCGGGAGACCCTGATACGCGCGACAAGCCGGCACCAAAGTATCCTGATTGGATGTCGGTATCGCATTACTTGCTCAGCCGCAAGGCAGGCGCAGAGCGATCGTTGCCAGGCTACGTAGGCATCAATCCGCCCACCGAATACAACGGACCGGCCTATTTGGGCGATGCCTATTCGCCATTTAGCATTACTGGCGATCCTAGCGCGCCGAGTTTCGTCGTACCCAACATCGGCTTATCAGACGCTAGTGAAGTTGGCCGCATCCAGCGTCGCGTTAGTCTGCGGCAGCAACTCGATACACTCGACAGGGCCTTTGACCGCAGCGGAGAACTCGGAGCACTCGACCAATTTGAGTCTCAGGCTCTGTCGCTATTGACCGATGCTCAAACGAAGCGGGCGTTCGATCTGACGATGGAAGATGATGCGACTCGCGATCGCTATGGTCGCAATAGTTGGGGGCAGCAACTGCTGATGGCGCGACGGTTGGCGGAAGCGGGAGTTGACATTATTACCACTAGCCTGAGTGGCAAGTTGTGTGGGCGTGTCCACAATTGGGATGATCATGCTGTCAATCACAACGTCTTTGAGGCGCTCCGCTTCCGGGCTGAAGTTTACGACCAAGCCGTGACGGCGCTGATTGAAGATATCTACCAGCGGGGCTTAGATGAAAATATATTAGTCGTGGTGACCGGCGAATTTGGTCGGACTCCACGCATTTCCTATGATGCCAGTACAGGAGCTGGCGACGGAAGCGCACCGGCCGGAACGAAGCAACCCGGCCGCGATCACTGGGTGCGAGGCTTTTCGAACGTTTGGGCAGGCGGAGGTATTCGCGTTGGTCAAGTTGTCGGTGCCACAGACCGGCTGGGCGAAGACGCCATCGAACGCCGCTGCGGCCCAGGCGATTTTCTGGCAACGTTATATCATCATCTGGGCATTGATTCATCCAAAGTCTTCCTCGAAGACTTTAACGGCCGCCCCACTCCTATCGTGGATCGGGGGCGTCCGATTCAGGAGCTGATTTGA